From the genome of Streptomyces sp. NBC_01260, one region includes:
- a CDS encoding SCO2583 family membrane protein, whose amino-acid sequence MADHGDPPEGPAENSASGGEDEYRSLVFDESFVRAARLQEFSAQERMGEHARAVRSLPGRTLRTGSRAALALVVLIALAFGTAVFMGFRHPYQAPVGRRVEPLRMTFVPLAPRGAVPPGTPAGLFASSPAAQYPKGAEGINVPVARRTDNFSESQVLTALTTVKNYLVASSLDPDVLGGNTVRPVESLLDPDQMAQFERSMNEPYDDGQHAASGWLVRFDPAQVAPAPEIRVRGTLRYAEAGADTLEVVSDHTFTYALRPAVSGPQQADGASLFTVRRELRFLLDREDLRLGRLEVRTSYVQAGPQSCTADTSGALRPLLAGRRAVSRGPAGTDPYETGRPAAALCGTLEVSSLPDRAPAAPQGPQGSGAPVPRP is encoded by the coding sequence ATGGCAGACCACGGAGATCCACCAGAAGGCCCGGCGGAGAACAGCGCGAGCGGCGGCGAGGACGAATACCGGTCGCTCGTCTTCGACGAGTCCTTCGTGCGGGCCGCCCGCCTTCAGGAGTTCTCCGCCCAGGAGCGCATGGGGGAGCACGCCCGTGCCGTACGGAGCCTGCCGGGCCGGACCCTGCGCACCGGCTCCCGGGCCGCGCTCGCCCTGGTCGTCCTGATCGCCCTTGCCTTCGGCACGGCCGTCTTCATGGGCTTCCGCCACCCCTACCAGGCCCCCGTCGGAAGACGGGTCGAACCGCTGCGGATGACCTTCGTCCCCCTGGCGCCGCGCGGCGCCGTACCCCCGGGCACGCCGGCCGGCCTGTTCGCGAGCAGCCCCGCCGCCCAGTACCCGAAGGGCGCCGAAGGCATCAATGTCCCGGTGGCCCGGCGGACGGACAACTTCTCGGAGAGCCAGGTGCTCACCGCTCTGACCACGGTCAAGAACTATCTGGTGGCCTCCTCGCTCGACCCCGACGTCCTCGGCGGGAACACGGTGCGGCCGGTGGAGTCACTGCTCGACCCGGACCAGATGGCCCAGTTCGAGAGGAGCATGAACGAGCCGTACGACGACGGGCAGCACGCCGCGAGCGGCTGGCTCGTGCGATTCGACCCGGCCCAGGTCGCCCCCGCCCCGGAGATCCGGGTCCGGGGCACGCTGCGGTACGCCGAGGCGGGGGCCGACACCCTGGAGGTGGTGTCGGACCACACCTTCACCTACGCGCTCCGCCCGGCCGTCTCGGGTCCCCAACAGGCGGATGGCGCGTCGCTGTTCACCGTGCGGCGGGAGCTGCGCTTCCTGCTTGACCGGGAGGACCTGCGGCTGGGCCGGCTGGAGGTGCGGACCAGCTACGTCCAGGCCGGACCGCAGTCCTGCACGGCCGACACCAGCGGTGCGCTGCGGCCGCTGCTCGCCGGGCGGCGAGCGGTCTCCAGAGGCCCGGCGGGCACCGACCCGTACGAGACGGGCCGGCCCGCCGCCGCGCTGTGCGGGACGCTGGAGGTCAGCTCCTTGCCGGACCGGGCTCCTGCGGCCCCTCAGGGTCCTCAGGGCTCCGGGGCTCCTGTGCCCCGTCCGTAG